One part of the Bacteroidales bacterium genome encodes these proteins:
- the dnaG gene encoding DNA primase: MIPRETVDKIFDAADVYDVIRDYINLKKAGANFKGNCPFHDEKTPSFMVSPAKGIYKCFGCGAAGNAVKFVMEHEKVSFPEALKILAKKYHIEVIEEELSEEKIQEKQERDSLFIVTEFAKNFFKKTLQSTEEGKNIGLSYFTERGFRDDIIKKFELGWSPKKRDALTESALKSGYKLKFLENTGLTIVKKESNYNFDRFSERVIFPIHTLSGKVIAFGGRTLKKDSQTAKYLNSPESEIYHKSKILYGIYFAKNSIVKHDKCYMVEGYTDVISMYQSGIENVVASSGTALTTDQIKLVRRFTTNLTIIFDGDPAGIKASLRGIDLVLAEEMNVRIVTLPEGEDPDSFARSKSTQELETFINENEKDFIEFKAKLLAEDAHNDPVKRANLVKDIVRSVAVIPDKILRAEYIRSTAKLLDTKEEILYEEVRRVLRKNYDDNRKRFNQHTYKKTIQTPQIPAEITGVFSEINEKEIISYLLNFGNEIISYDENNIANLTVAQYIINEIKNEHLEFNNLIYKEIFEDYEEFFSSDNESIIDYFLKHQDEKISSIVAELTGPSKELSKKLWSKQGGTTDLPGMRLYETVPEAIDKFKLKIVQIKIKEIDQKIIKIYEQESEEQEEKLEKLRQEKLKLNDFKIKLTNFTDKSALL; encoded by the coding sequence ATGATACCCCGAGAAACCGTTGATAAAATATTCGATGCCGCCGATGTTTACGATGTTATAAGAGATTACATAAACTTAAAAAAAGCCGGTGCAAATTTTAAAGGAAATTGCCCTTTTCATGATGAAAAGACTCCTTCTTTTATGGTTTCTCCTGCTAAAGGTATCTATAAATGTTTTGGTTGCGGTGCTGCCGGAAATGCAGTTAAATTCGTAATGGAACACGAAAAAGTTTCGTTTCCTGAAGCTCTTAAAATCCTCGCAAAAAAATATCACATTGAAGTTATTGAAGAAGAATTATCTGAAGAAAAAATCCAAGAAAAACAAGAACGAGACAGTTTATTTATCGTTACCGAATTTGCTAAAAACTTTTTTAAGAAAACACTTCAATCTACAGAAGAAGGGAAAAATATAGGATTAAGTTATTTTACAGAGCGTGGTTTCAGAGATGATATTATTAAAAAGTTTGAACTCGGTTGGAGTCCGAAGAAAAGAGATGCATTAACAGAATCAGCATTGAAAAGCGGATATAAATTGAAGTTTCTCGAAAATACCGGACTAACCATTGTTAAAAAAGAAAGCAATTATAATTTTGATCGCTTTTCGGAACGTGTTATTTTTCCTATTCATACCCTTTCGGGAAAAGTTATTGCTTTTGGCGGCAGAACTTTAAAAAAAGACAGTCAAACAGCAAAATATCTTAATTCTCCTGAATCTGAAATATATCATAAATCAAAAATTCTTTACGGTATCTATTTTGCAAAAAACTCAATTGTTAAACATGATAAATGTTACATGGTTGAAGGATATACAGATGTAATATCTATGTATCAATCAGGTATTGAGAATGTTGTTGCATCTTCCGGAACAGCTTTAACAACAGATCAAATCAAACTGGTACGGCGATTTACTACCAATCTCACAATTATTTTTGACGGTGATCCTGCAGGAATTAAAGCATCTTTAAGGGGTATTGATCTGGTTCTTGCAGAAGAAATGAATGTTAGAATAGTAACTTTACCTGAAGGTGAGGATCCCGATTCTTTTGCACGCTCAAAATCAACACAAGAACTTGAAACTTTTATTAATGAAAATGAGAAAGATTTTATTGAATTTAAAGCAAAACTACTCGCTGAAGATGCTCATAATGATCCTGTAAAACGTGCAAATTTAGTGAAAGATATTGTACGTTCTGTTGCCGTTATCCCTGATAAAATTTTGCGTGCCGAATACATCAGATCAACGGCAAAATTATTAGATACTAAAGAAGAAATACTGTATGAAGAAGTAAGAAGGGTCTTAAGAAAAAATTATGATGATAACAGAAAACGTTTCAATCAACATACATACAAAAAAACCATACAAACACCGCAAATTCCGGCAGAAATAACAGGTGTGTTTTCTGAAATCAATGAAAAGGAAATAATATCATATTTGTTGAACTTCGGAAATGAAATTATTTCTTATGATGAAAATAATATTGCAAATTTAACAGTTGCTCAATATATAATCAATGAAATTAAAAATGAGCATTTAGAATTCAATAACTTGATATACAAAGAAATTTTTGAGGATTATGAGGAATTCTTTTCTTCTGATAATGAATCAATTATCGATTATTTTTTAAAGCATCAAGATGAAAAAATCAGCAGTATTGTTGCAGAACTTACCGGTCCTTCAAAAGAGTTAAGCAAGAAACTTTGGAGCAAACAAGGAGGCACTACTGATCTTCCGGGTATGAGACTATATGAAACTGTTCCGGAAGCAATTGATAAATTTAAATTAAAAATTGTACAAATAAAAATCAAAGAAATTGATCAAAAGATTATTAAAATATATGAACAAGAATCTGAAGAACAAGAAGAAAAATTGGAAAAATTAAGACAAGAAAAATTAAAACTAAACGACTTCAAAATTAAACTAACCAATTTTACCGACAAGTCTGCTTTACTTTAG
- a CDS encoding glycosyltransferase, protein MKVSIITATYNNENTVEDTVLSVSSQTYKNIEHIIIDGNSSDNTIQIIKKHQDKIAKIISEPDKGIYDALNKGIKYASGDIICFLHADDIYAEQTIIEKAVNLFSEKQIDSIYGDLQYVAKEDTGKIIRYWKSGEFTFSKLKKGWMPPHPTFLVKKEVYENCGVFDTNLKIAADYDIILRFLGKHKISTAYLPEVMIKMRIGGESNKSLKNIIKKMKEDVKALKKNKLGGWQTVIMKNIIKIPQLFKK, encoded by the coding sequence ATGAAAGTCTCAATAATAACAGCAACATACAATAACGAAAATACTGTTGAAGATACTGTTTTATCTGTATCTTCCCAAACATACAAAAATATTGAACATATTATTATTGACGGAAATTCTTCTGACAATACAATTCAAATCATAAAAAAACATCAAGATAAAATTGCAAAAATTATAAGCGAGCCTGATAAAGGCATTTATGATGCTTTAAATAAAGGGATAAAATATGCATCCGGTGATATAATATGTTTTTTGCACGCAGATGATATTTATGCAGAACAAACTATAATCGAAAAAGCAGTAAACCTTTTTTCAGAAAAGCAAATCGATAGCATCTATGGGGATTTGCAGTATGTTGCAAAAGAAGATACCGGTAAAATAATTAGATATTGGAAGTCCGGAGAATTTACATTTTCTAAATTAAAAAAAGGATGGATGCCTCCCCATCCTACTTTTCTTGTAAAAAAAGAAGTTTACGAAAATTGCGGTGTTTTCGATACTAACTTAAAAATTGCTGCCGATTATGATATTATTTTGCGCTTTCTCGGAAAACATAAAATATCAACGGCATATCTTCCGGAGGTGATGATTAAAATGAGAATTGGCGGTGAAAGCAATAAAAGTTTGAAAAACATCATCAAAAAAATGAAAGAAGATGTAAAAGCTTTAAAGAAGAACAAACTCGGCGGTTGGCAAACTGTTATAATGAAAAATATCATTAAAATTCCTCAGTTGTTTAAAAAATAA
- a CDS encoding WcaF family extracellular polysaccharide biosynthesis acetyltransferase — translation MNKTKLADFDNSWYKPGAGFIKRTLWYYTNVLFFLNPWNPFSSLKVFLLRLYGAKIGEGVIIKPSVNIKYPWFLTVGNNVWIGEKVWIDNLAKVKIGDNVSVSQGAMLLCGNHNYKKQTFDLIVGEIKLEEGVWIGAKSIVAPGVTCKSHSILSVNSVASKNLEEYTIYQGNPAVEVRKRNIQ, via the coding sequence ATGAATAAAACAAAATTAGCTGACTTTGATAATTCATGGTATAAACCCGGTGCAGGTTTCATTAAAAGAACATTGTGGTATTATACTAATGTCCTTTTCTTTTTAAACCCTTGGAATCCGTTTAGCTCTTTAAAGGTTTTTTTATTAAGGTTATACGGTGCAAAAATCGGAGAAGGTGTTATTATAAAGCCATCTGTAAATATCAAATATCCCTGGTTTTTAACTGTCGGAAATAATGTGTGGATAGGTGAAAAGGTGTGGATTGATAATTTGGCTAAGGTTAAAATTGGAGATAATGTTAGCGTCTCACAAGGAGCTATGCTGTTATGCGGAAATCATAATTACAAAAAGCAGACTTTTGATCTTATTGTTGGTGAAATAAAACTGGAAGAAGGTGTTTGGATTGGAGCAAAAAGTATTGTAGCTCCCGGAGTTACATGCAAATCTCATTCAATACTTTCAGTAAATTCTGTTGCCTCTAAAAATCTTGAAGAATATACTATTTATCAAGGTAATCCGGCTGTTGAAGTCAGGAAAAGAAATATTCAATAA
- a CDS encoding glycosyltransferase translates to MSKKKKILVFIDWFLPGYKAGGPIRSVANMIDALHEYFDFYIVTSDRDYLEKEPYPEITKDKWLNFESKATVYYFSETKKNKKNLIDLINNIDCDIAYINGIYSFFFSILPLRLIKKTGKKIIVAPRGMLSKQAFSAKQFKKKIFIFIAKLFGLYKDVNFQATDKKEALDIKTILSNNANINVVPNFPRITLTKEPKQIIKQKGELKLVSIARISAEKNTLYALQILASTDFSGKIEYDLFGSIYNNKYWKECNKIINLLPKNIKVNYKNSIESSMIHKTFLKYHFAFMPSKGENFGHSILESFSAGCPVIISDQTPWRDLEDKNVGWDIALSEKSKFIDTIQKCIDMKQEEYKIMSEKAFNFAKECTNNELLISDTKNLFKNE, encoded by the coding sequence ATGTCAAAAAAAAAGAAAATATTGGTATTTATTGATTGGTTTTTACCTGGGTATAAAGCCGGCGGACCTATCAGATCTGTTGCCAATATGATTGACGCACTTCATGAATATTTTGATTTTTATATTGTTACATCTGACAGAGATTATTTGGAAAAAGAGCCATATCCAGAAATAACAAAAGATAAATGGCTTAATTTTGAATCTAAAGCAACGGTTTATTATTTTTCCGAAACAAAAAAAAACAAAAAAAACCTTATAGACCTTATAAATAATATTGACTGCGACATTGCATACATAAACGGAATTTATTCATTTTTTTTTTCTATTCTTCCGTTAAGATTAATAAAAAAAACCGGAAAAAAAATTATTGTTGCTCCCAGAGGAATGCTGTCAAAACAAGCATTTAGTGCGAAACAATTTAAAAAGAAAATATTTATATTTATTGCAAAACTTTTTGGTTTATATAAAGACGTAAATTTTCAAGCAACTGATAAAAAAGAAGCACTTGATATAAAAACAATTTTATCGAATAATGCAAATATTAATGTTGTACCCAATTTCCCGAGAATAACCTTAACAAAAGAACCAAAACAAATTATTAAACAAAAAGGAGAGTTAAAATTAGTAAGCATTGCACGAATTTCTGCCGAAAAAAACACTTTATATGCACTACAAATATTAGCATCAACTGATTTTTCAGGAAAAATTGAATATGATTTATTCGGTTCAATTTATAATAATAAATACTGGAAAGAATGTAATAAAATAATTAATCTTCTTCCGAAAAACATAAAAGTTAACTACAAAAACAGCATTGAAAGCAGCATGATACATAAAACTTTTTTAAAATATCATTTTGCTTTTATGCCTTCTAAAGGTGAAAATTTCGGGCATTCAATATTAGAAAGCTTCTCTGCCGGTTGTCCGGTAATTATAAGCGACCAAACACCATGGCGAGATCTTGAGGACAAAAATGTCGGTTGGGATATTGCTTTATCTGAAAAGAGTAAGTTTATTGATACAATTCAAAAATGTATTGATATGAAACAAGAAGAATATAAAATTATGTCAGAAAAAGCATTTAATTTTGCAAAAGAATGCACAAATAATGAATTATTGATATCAGATACAAAAAACTTATTTAAAAATGAATAA
- a CDS encoding OmpH family outer membrane protein, translating into MKKLSLLFFVVLFSVLTINAQKFKFGHIDGNAVYKKMPEVQKADTIYTTYVKALEDQIKGMQEEYNAKAKDYQDNEATLSEILKETKIDELKSLGERIQKFQVSAQEDAIKKQNEIYEPIRKKFNDALKNVAEKYGYKFIIDKYTLLYYDDADDVTNLVEKELGIN; encoded by the coding sequence ATGAAAAAATTATCATTATTGTTTTTTGTTGTTTTATTTTCAGTTTTAACAATTAATGCACAGAAATTTAAATTCGGACATATAGACGGAAATGCTGTTTATAAAAAAATGCCGGAAGTTCAAAAAGCTGATACAATATATACGACATATGTAAAAGCATTAGAAGATCAAATAAAAGGCATGCAAGAAGAGTATAATGCGAAAGCTAAAGACTATCAAGATAATGAGGCAACTCTCAGTGAAATATTAAAAGAAACAAAAATTGACGAATTAAAATCATTGGGTGAGCGTATTCAAAAATTCCAAGTTTCAGCCCAAGAAGATGCTATTAAAAAGCAAAATGAAATTTATGAACCTATCAGAAAGAAATTTAATGATGCTTTAAAAAACGTTGCTGAAAAATACGGTTATAAATTTATTATTGATAAATATACACTGCTCTACTATGATGATGCTGATGATGTTACCAATCTTGTTGAAAAAGAGTTGGGTATTAACTAA